The sequence TTATTAATTCCAACTAGGGCTGCATGATACCTGGAAAATATTTCCTTGCATTACTGTTGCTGGAAATTACAATTAGGATATTATTTGTGATAAACCCATAAAGGTTGTTTTTTAGTACTGCAGAACTTGATTGGTTCATCTCTTTATTATGATAGCCTAATAACGACTGAAGGAAGAATGTTTGACAGTTATGATAAAGTATGGTAAAGTGTCCATATGtattaaatatgtatattttctctctctctgctctctTTAGACCACCTGCTCTGACATGAACACATATCTTCAGGGCACACTGGGTCGATACCTCCTCAACGTCTCCATGGCAGCAGAGCTATGCAGCCAGACCCTGTGTGGTTCCCACGGCCGTTGTTTGCGCAAACATCCAGACAGTGATGTTTACCTTCACCTCAGTCCCCTCACACACAACCTCAAGAGGCAAAACGGCAAACTGACGGTCACCGGTGAGCTGGGAGATGCAGAAGGGATGCTTTTCAAGACAGACTTTCAATGCCAGTGCTACAGCGGCTTTCAGGGGGAGGGCTGTGACCACAAAGACCCTCTGCACCAAAGAGGGGCAGCAGCTCCAACCAGAACATCAGCACTGCAGTGTGTGATCTTGCTGATAACCTTCGTGCTGCTGTGTTAATACCCAACAGTTATCTGCAAATACACTGCCTTACAGaagtatttatttacatttatttaaaaaagattttgtcccaaaaacctgtttttctatgtgatagaccaacacaaattagtacATAATGGAAAAGATCTGAATAGGGCCAccgattctcaattagattcaGGTCTAGaaaattctaacacatgaatgtacattgatctaaaccattgcgTTATAGCTCTGGCTGTCTTTTTGGGGTGGTGGTTCTGCTGAACAGAaccatccctacagcatgatgctgcagtACCATGTTATACCATGGGAATGATGATTTTCAGAGTGGTGTcaattttgttctcatctgatcgaagcaccttcctccacaggtttgctgtgtctcttgTAAGGCTTAAAGAAAACTACAAACAAGacttcttggttttttttttcttgccactctgcTATAAATGCCAGATTTGTGATGTGCAGGACTTATAGTTGTCTTATCTATATATTCTCCCATCTGACTTGTGAATCTCTACAAATCCTTCAGAGATTTGCTGTTGTGCTGAACTTTCTATTGCAAAATAATTTGAACAGTGTTCTGTGAGATATTCTTGGGATATTGTTCAATGACCTAACTCACTTAACTGTCCGcgatgttccttggtcttcgtgatatTTGATCACTAATattctcaaacaaacctctgaggccttcacagagtaGCTGTATGCAAAGATTAAGTTACACAAAGGTGGACTTCTTAAGGCAATTGGTTGTTTACAGAGGAAAGGTGCAGAGCACAAATGTATGCCGCATTTttccaatttattatttttttcttgtgaaaagttttgaaaaacGACGTAACACTTTATGTTGgtcagtcacataaaattctaataataTACTTTAAAGTTtgggttataatgtgacaaaatgtgaaaaggttgagATATCAAGGCTTTTGCAACGCACTGCACGCAAGCACAACGAGGGATTACTTAGTAATTTTCTGCTGCAAAACCTTCCTGAGAGAaagtaaaagtttttttataaatgggggggggggagtgAAAACTGATGTTTGTAGTTTTTTAAACAGCAGAGGGCTTGCTGGAAATGACACTGTTTACATTTTGCTCTCAGTTTCCCCCTCTGCCACTGTTTCCCAGGGTGTCAGATTCAATGTTTCTCTCAGAGATCTGACGCTTCTTTTGTAAATGTGTTGCATGAAGTGAAGGAAGGAAGTTGATGCTGGGTGGTCAGAGTGGAAATAAAGCACTTAAATCAGCTTAGAGCACAACATACCCAAAGGGGCCCGAATTTGTTTCCAACATGACCACTCTCTGGTGTCTGATGTTTTTTACGCAGGCGATTGCAGTATTACTATTTATTTGAATGTATGTTAAGATGATTtctaggtttttatttgtacgtCTAAATTGTGACTACTAATGCCTTTATAAAACAGTGTGTGTTTTTACCTCAAAAGCACAATGCAGGAATTTCATTTGTGGATTGGTTGGGAAATAAATTTGCATACACGTGTGAGAATACATGCTGTTTTCTTCTGATTTGTctctgtaaataaaacattttttgtgagCCTGTGCAGTTTCTTGTATAAATCACTAGAAGCATTAATGGTAAGATCTGATTTTTTCACAGTTTCAATGGAGGTCTTTTTATTCACCAGGAAAGTCTGAGCCTGCTGATCCCAGGAGGCATGCAGCAGCAGCCTCTTCCTCCACTGTGTAATTACAGGGTGTTAGCCAAAAGTTATTTATACTATTTTAATGAGCTGAGCAAAGCTTGCATATGAATTTGGATGTGTAGGAGTTCATTATGGCTTTTTTGATTGTGTCCTAGTACTGTATGACCTCTTCAGATAGCCTCAATAAACAGTTATGTTTAGTTCTGTTGATGTGCTTATATTGAAAACTGCATGAGAGAGAAATAGCTTTTATCTCGCCTGTGACTTTAAGGCTGCTTTTACAGGATTTGCAAGTCTCTTCTCATTTGTTGATAGAGACCCTGTGCTCACGTCTTATTGGTTGCAGTTTTCTTTCACTTCCCCTTTTAAAGCTTCCTTTCCCTCCCTGTTCCAGTCAGATCATGAGACTTCTGGTGTCTTAAACAAACCACAAATTAGAACCTCTTGAAGCTTGTACATTAGGTAAGTGTGGTTTTTTTTGGTTACAAATACAAGTCAGCTTTaagttttctgttaatttattttactataTATAAAGTTACTTCTTGTTTTAGTGCAAATAATAAACAGCTGTTCACAAGTCTTACCAATATCCTCACTTAGATTCATCTCTGAATTGTGATTGGGTCATTCTTACACATGATGGCTTTCATTTAAACTGCTCTAGTGTGGCTTTGGTttctggctggatgtttagggttgttctgctggaaggtgaacctccaccccattcacaaaagtattttgcagcctgtaacatgttttcctccaggactACCTTGTGTTTATCTTCATATtttctctgaccagcttttctctccctgctgaagaaaaacatccccacagcatgatgctgccattaccATGTTTCACCTTGGGAATGGTATGCTCACGGTACGGTCTGCTACATGAGCTGTAGAGCTCTGcggttcctccagagttaccatggaccttgTGGCTACTTTTCTGCTCTTTTTGCATAACCTTATGTTATTTGACAATACATAAGATTGGTGGTTTTAGTGTCAGTACTTCCACAACTTTCCAATTGGAAtaaggtatacaggtccttctcaaaatattagcatattgtgataaagttcattattttccatttttcacatttttgtactttttcGAGGACAGCACATAATTCATGACCACTGACTCTCATGTCCACGTTCACATGGACGACTCTCCCCCACTTAAAGCACACATATTGTATACATCAGGGATCACATTCCGTGGATCAGAACAATGCTTCACGCGGTCACATTCACGAGGTTCATAACTTCTGAGCGTCATCCTTTTGGTATAGGATGAACTTGCAGCAGAATATCaaaagaggagaggagagaaaacACATCAAAGTGGCTGACCTCTGGCCTGAAGAACGCACCCGACCACATTCCACTCAATTACAGACACCAGGGAAGGGCTGCAAATGAAGCCCTACCCTTTTACTGTGGGGACTCAGCGCACACACtgaaatatatacaggtccttctcaaaatattagcatattgtgataaagttcattattttccataatgtcatgatgaaaatttaacattcatatattttagattcattgcacactaactgaaatatttcaggtcttttattgtcttaatacggatgattttggcatacagctcatgaaaacccaaaattcctatctcacaaaattagcatatttcatccgaccaataaaagaaaagtgtttttaatacaaaaaacgtcaaccttcaaataatcatgtacagttatgcactcaatacttggtcgggaatccttttgcagaaatgactgcttcaatgcggcgtggcatggaggcaatcagcctgtggcactgctgaggtcttatggaggcccaggatgcttcaatagcggcctttagctcatccagagtgttgggtcttgagtctctcaacgttctcttcacaatatcccacagattctctatggggttcaggtcaggagagttggcaggccaattgagcacagtgataccatggtcagtaaaccatttaccagtggttttgacactgtgagcaggtgccaggtcgtgctgaaaaatgaaatcttcatctccataaagcttttcagcagatggaagcatgaagtgctccaaaatctcctgatagctagctgcattgaccctgcccttgataaaacacagtggaccaacaccagcagctgacacggcaccccagaccatcactgactgtgggtacttgacactggacttctggcattttggcatttccttctccccagtcttcctccagactctggcaccttgatttctgaatgacatgcagaatttggtttcatccgaaaaaagtactttggaccactgagcaacagtccagtgctgcttctctgtagcccaggtcaggcgcttctgccgctgtttctggttcaaaagtggcttgacctggggaatgcggcacctgtagcccatttcctgcacacgcctgtgcacggtggctctggatgtttctactccagactcagtccactgcttccgcaggtcccccaaggtctggaatcggcccttctccacaatcttcctcagggtccggtcacctcttctcgttgtgcagtgttttctgccacactttttccttcccacagacttcccactgaggtgccttgatacagcactctgggaacagcctattcgttcagaaatttctttctgtgtcttaccctcttgcttgagggtgtcaatagtggccttctggacagcagtcaggtcggcagtcttacccatgattggagttttgagtgatgaaccaggctgggagttttaaaggcctcaggaatcttttgcaggtgtttagagttaactcgttgattcagatgattaggttcatagctcgtttagagacccttttaatgatatgctaattttgtgagataggaattttgggttttcatgagctgtatgccaaaatcatccgtattaagacaataaaagacctgaaatatttcagttagtgtgcaatgaatctaaaatatatgaatgttacattttcatcatgacattatggaaaataatgaactttatcacaatatgctaatattttgagaaggacctgtagactttgactaggacattctGACACTGATCAATATGCAttcttttaaaccattccattgtagctccagTTGTGGTCCTGGTGGACATGAACCTCCTCCTAAGCTTCAAGTCTCTTGCGGCTTCTAttggattttcttccaggattgtcctgcatttagctccatccatcaactctgaccagatttCTTGTTCTGCTGAGGAAAAAGATTCCCACAACCATGATTCttcatggggatggtgtgttcagggttccTACCTGATCTGTGGacctttgcagctcctccagacttaGCATGGGTCTCTTGGCTTCTCCTCGGATCAGTACTCTTCTTACCCAGCCTTATTTTAAGTTATTTGACACTATTTCCTAGTCTTACTGCAAATTAACAACTAgatgtaggtctggactttgactgagccattctgaCACATATGTATACTTTGGCAAAAAATTgctttcagtttgaattttgcattatgttttgattatttaactattttgtttccttttttatggCAAATGATCTACAGAAATTAATTGAATTGTATATTTTGATTGATACTGGCACAAAAACTAAACACTTTGCAACTTTATGAAATTTCACAACACTTCTTAGTGACAGCACTTTGTTCCTCTTTTTAGCTATGAGGTCCTTTCACCCCGAGGTGCTGCTCCTCTTCGGTCTGCTCAGTATAACTGCAGGGCTGCAGGTTGCCTCATCTTCCACCCAGGCGCCGTTTCTCACTGTGTGGAACGCCCCCACTGAGAACTGCCTCTCACGGTATGGTGTAGATCTCGACCTGGGAATGTTTAGCATCGTCCAGAACCAGAATCAAACCTTTATGGGTGACAACATCACCATCTTCTATGCTGACAAGCTTGGGCTGTACCCTAGGTACTCTGCTCAGGGGCAGGCCATCAATGGTGGGGTTCCACAGAACAGCAGCCTAGATGAACACCTTAAATTAGCCAGTGAAAACATCCGCTACTACATCCCTGACAGAGATTTCCAGGGCCTGTCTGTGGTGGACTGGGAGAGCTGGCGGCCTCTGTGGGCAAGAAACTGGGAGAGTAAACAGGTGTACAAGGAGGGGTCAAAAGCACTGGTGAGGTCCAGGCATCCAGACTGGAGCCCTGCTCAGGTGGAGGCAGCAGCACGGGTGGAGTTTGAGCAATCTGGGAGGAAATTCATGGAGGAAACACTGAAACTGGCACAGAAAATGAGACCAAATGGCTTGTGGGGGTTTTATGGATTTCCCAGTTGCTACAACTTTTACAATAACAAGAGCATAAACTACACAGGTAAGTGTCCAGATGTGGAGGTGAAGAGAAACGACCAACTAATCTGGCTGTGGAACGCCTCCTCTGCTCTGTACCCTGACATCTACCTGAGCCTCGAGCTGCGAGGCCTCAGCAGGGAGGTGCTGCTCTACGCTCATCACTGCATCCTGGAGGCCATGAGAGCGGCAGATCAGGTTACCCCTAGGCAGTTGCCCGTCTTCACCTACGCCCGCATTGTCTACACCTACTCGTTGGAGTTCCTCTCCAAGGCAAGCCGCAGGTTAAATGCCCATAAACCTTTCTTCTTCATCATGATATGATGTAAAAAGTGTTCTTCTGTTTTCGCCCCGCAGGAGCACCTGGTCTACACTGTTGGACAGAGTGCTGCTTTAGGAGCTGGAGGGGTGGTGCTTTGGGGAGACCACACTTTTGATAAATCTAAGGTACAGAAAACGCAATGGCCATTCTAACTCAGTGGAATACTCGCTGAAATAATCCAACTTTCCTATACATAACTGTGGAAATATGTTCAGGTTAGTTATTAGCTTTTTGTTGGATTTTAAGATATGTGTTAGGGTTAGCATGATATTAGGAAATATGCTGCTGTGATATAACAACTGTTATAAAGTgaattttccttatttttcttttcacaagTGTAATGATCAGAGAAGGCATCAAGAAGTctatagtaactctggaagagctgcagagatccaacaGCACAGGTGTTGGAGTTTGTTAACAAGACAAATATTacttgtgcactccacaaatctggctattattgaagagtggcaaaaatAGTAGAACTGATGAAAGAAAGCATTGAGAAATCCCGCTTGTAGTTTGGAAAAAGCCAGGTAGAGGAACACTGTAAACATGTCAAAGAATGTCTTCtggccagatgagaccaaaattaaactatCTGGCCTGCATGCAAAATACCCTGTGTGGTGAAAAACAGACCATCCACAACACAAtacatgatggtggcagtatcatgctgtctggatgcttttcttcagcaggggcaggaaagctggtcagaggtgatttgaagacaaacaaaagtaaatacagggcaatgctggaagaaaacGTGCAAACAATTAGATAGTAGGGCGGAGTGTGTCGGAATAGTCCAGTCAAGGTCCAGACTTAAGTCCAATAAAGAAAGAACATTGAAAAATGTTGACAGATGCCTTCCATTTAATCTGACTAAAGCTATAGACTTGGAATTGTATTGTAGCAAAATATGTTTCTACAAAGCATTAACTCCGGGGTGTtgagtacattttttttttactccagaTGCACAATATGACTTGATTAATTCCCACAAAATTACTATAGAAAGACAATTAAGTGCGGATTTATTTTGCTTGATCACATGCCGCCTCTCCTGCTTTCATATTACCTTTTTGTAGGATCAGCTGATGTAACAAGACACATGTGACCAAATGTACTTTAACACAGACAACGTTTTTCATTGTATACTCTTTGCTCTGTATGTCCAGGCTACGTGTGATGCAGTCAAATCCTACATTGATGAGACTCTAGGTCCCTACCTGGTCAACGTGACATCAGCTGCAACTCTCTGCAGCAAGGTTTTGTGCTCCTCTCAGGGACGGTGTCAGAGGACGGACCTGAAGTCAGGGGCCTACCTACACCTTAACCCCGCAGCGTGGAAGATCCTCTCTGAGAAGAAACCGGAAGGAGGGACAAACTACAGGGTTTTaggacagatggatgtacaAAGTGTTATACAGATGAAGTCTGAGTTTCTGTGCAGGTGTTATCCTGGGTGGGGAGGGGAGAACTGCTCCAAGCCAATTTAGAGATTAGAATTATTTAGTCAATAAAAGAGGGGAAGTACAAGCCAGTACCAGAGCACGCGAAATGGTTACTCTGGTACTCCAGCCGCTTCTCAGAACTCAAAGATGTGCAATTTATTATTGGAAACTCCATTTTTTCTTTTCGGTGTGTTTGTGCAGATTCATgctcatttaaaaaatgctaaagtattcttttaaatcatgacttatttttgtatccccattgttttttttttttttcctatatgcactgatgattttttttttacatcaatcACTAATTTGTCATGTTGTCTGCTTATAACATTAAATCCTTCTGCAAACTGCAAATATCTTGCCAGTTTTACTGGGGGGGATGTATTTAAAGCTTTTCATCCCCGACCAGAACAAAACTCTTAAAAGAATACAATACCATCAGTCCTGCGATGAACTCCAGGTGGTAAAGTTGTTGTTTGAATTTATCGTTCATCTTCTAAACATTTATCATGCAAGTAACATTTGATCCTCTTTAGTTAACTGTTTCCATAGTTGTTTGATTTGAATGAGCATTAGATGctgaaagacaacaaaaaagcaTGGAGTTGTTTCTGACATCATGAACTTCCTGAAACACCAAACTACATATATTTCAAGGAAGTTGGTCTCAAATCTTGCCATTAGTTATCAGATTGGAGGAAGTCTTCCTCATCATCTTACACCCAAGTTTGAGACATGCTGTGAATTGTAAGCCAGTTCAATATGTTGATCTCCCTCCAAAATGATTGGCACCCTGGTAAAGATGCAGCTCTGTAGCTTCCCACCACTGTGTGATTTGGTCAGGTCCTTGTTCTTACAAGTTTGCAAAATTTCCCgttatttaaagctttttgaATATCATTCTGACTGTAGATTACAGTACATTTATGCGATTAACTATTTTCTTGCAGCCCTTGCCTGAAGAGTGACACGCATCTGCCTTAGTTGAAGTGAATgctttcttgtctttcccatttttaagaGTGGCTAAGTGAAAATGGTTGTTATGTGGCATTATATTTATGCCTCTGGGGGAAGCAGGAAGTCATGGATTATTTATTAATACTTGAACAACACGCTCACCAATTTTAACAATAAAGtataattaaaaaatgtcagATGAGGCACTAATTGAGGCACCAATTATAAATGATCATCTCTAAGTGGATTTTGATCCTCTCAAAATAAAGctgggattttttttatactgtgaagttttgctactgcaataaaatgttCAACCCTTTTAGTGCCTTTTATCAGGGGTGCTCATAATTGTGgaggttttgtttttgaaaaattacATTAATTAATCACAACTGCCTCAATACGTaacatttctttgtaaaaatgtgGTACAATTTGGTACATTTTTACTAAATCATCATACAAAGGACAACATCACTCCTTAATCTTACaagatattttagattaattctgTTAAACCTTGTTAAAACTCAAAGAAATTCCTTGACACTTTTTTTGATTGTAATTCCCTTGTGTCCTATTAATATTTACCTGTTTTACCACTAACAAAGCTGTTTATTTGTCAAAATAGTGAACGTCGCACCAAATGACGTGTCACGCCATTTGATAAACTGCACCACACCACAATATATCAATGCCAGAAAgaagtgttttttaatttatttttcatttaaaaaaaattttggcGCCTCTGCGGCAAAAAAGCTTCAGTGCAAACAGGATGCCGTGTTTTCCgttcatatttttttctgtatatttctgcttttagttCCTCTTTCAGTTTATTCATTAGCTCCATATTCTGCCTTTTGATTTTCCCCGGTTCTTTCCACAGACTTTCATTCTTAACTACTTGCATGGGATAGACAGCTATACATTTTTTTGGGGCATCACAGGAGGAGTGGTGGAGACAGAAAGCTCTGGAGGTGTGGAGCTTTGAAGTTGGTGGTGAAATGTCATCTTCATTTAGTGAAAGCTCAAGAGATGGAGGTATCAAGTTCATAATGATGTCAACCTccctttttctgtgtttttttgtgtatttctccattTCTCTCTCAATATATTCCGCTTTGAAGAAGAAAGCGATTGGACATTGAAAGGcttaatttttcctttttgtttcttctcttcATACCTATTTATTGATCAAGacttttaaacattattatcaTAGTAATAgtaagtagtagtagtagtcatAATATTACGATGCTGTTTGTGCcctatctctatctatctatctatctatctatctatctatctatctatctatctatctatctatctatctatctatctatctatctatctatctatctatctatctatctatctatctatctatctatctatctatctatctatctatctatctatctatctatctatctatctatctatctatctatctatctatctatctatctatctatctatctatctatctatctatctatctatctatctatctatctatctatctatctatctatctatctatctatctatctatctatctatctatctatctatctatctatctatctatctatctatctatctatctatctatctatctatctatctatctatctatctatctatctatctatctatctatctatctatctatctaaatataaaatgaaaagtaaagtAATGATTTTTAAGAATTAATAAGTAAATTCTGtaagaaatatttaattttgatgTAAGACACAAAACACTGACCACTATTAATGTCAGATTCATAgctttttgacaaaaaaaataaaaaagctgattTCACCTGATGACTTTGCAGATCATTCCAAAGATGTTATTGTAACTTCCCAGTTGGGATTGGTCCTTTTTATCCTCAGGAAGTCCAATTTATTGCCAGTTCAAAATGTACATTATGGTGTCACACCACATGACACCCATTTTGTggacaaaaatgtatttggttAGAATTTGTTTTGATGCATAGACATCAATGCTTTAGGTGGCTATTGATAACACAGAATAATTTTATGCACTGCAAAActatcaaatatttatttggaaaataatctCTTATTTGTTAGTGCACACATATGCTGGACAGTCGCTCCATATGACATTTTTGATGTTTGAATCACAATTCTAGGTAGGAATTGTAATGCAGCTGCAACATCTTTGGTATTAGTGTTCTATATATTGTCAGAACAACAACATTTGAATATATTTTCTTACtgataaaaatttatattttatatgtgaCACTAGGAGAGCCAGAATTGTGTTATTTGTCAACCACCTATGTATGTAAATAATAATCAGCTGctttttgatgctgttttgtaattttttttcctattaaaCAGAAGGTTTTTTAAATTGCATGTATTATTCCGTACAACATTTCTACAGATGCACTGAGGATTTGATATTAACTTGCTTGTTGGTGAATGACCAGCAGGTAGTGCTGTGGGACAACTAACCAAAGACAAACACCAAGGTCACAGCTGTAAGAGCTTTAAATCAAAAAAACAGTCAGGACATATTAGGTAACAACATGTTTTACCCATTATATTTATTAGTCATTAGGATTATAGACCATC comes from Girardinichthys multiradiatus isolate DD_20200921_A chromosome 20, DD_fGirMul_XY1, whole genome shotgun sequence and encodes:
- the hyal1 gene encoding hyaluronidase-1, with amino-acid sequence MRSFHPEVLLLFGLLSITAGLQVASSSTQAPFLTVWNAPTENCLSRYGVDLDLGMFSIVQNQNQTFMGDNITIFYADKLGLYPRYSAQGQAINGGVPQNSSLDEHLKLASENIRYYIPDRDFQGLSVVDWESWRPLWARNWESKQVYKEGSKALVRSRHPDWSPAQVEAAARVEFEQSGRKFMEETLKLAQKMRPNGLWGFYGFPSCYNFYNNKSINYTGKCPDVEVKRNDQLIWLWNASSALYPDIYLSLELRGLSREVLLYAHHCILEAMRAADQVTPRQLPVFTYARIVYTYSLEFLSKEHLVYTVGQSAALGAGGVVLWGDHTFDKSKATCDAVKSYIDETLGPYLVNVTSAATLCSKVLCSSQGRCQRTDLKSGAYLHLNPAAWKILSEKKPEGGTNYRVLGQMDVQSVIQMKSEFLCRCYPGWGGENCSKPI